One stretch of Coffea eugenioides isolate CCC68of unplaced genomic scaffold, Ceug_1.0 ScVebR1_177;HRSCAF=710, whole genome shotgun sequence DNA includes these proteins:
- the LOC113755850 gene encoding disease resistance protein At4g27190-like, whose translation MAMQDIGVSIVGKIAEKFIDPIIRQFQYLFCYRSNDETLRNGIKKLELTKTEVQQSVDAARNNGEEIKPIVTDWLRQADGLEKEADTIFEGMENVKVNCFKIVRLPNLKSRYLIGRHAAKRGNDAEKHLRERRFDEVGYLPPLGKMPFSESTPSFEESLITRMSMKREVIEALKQDKRSLLAICGMAGVGKTFLLEQIADQVKSEKLFDGVAFATISQNPDMRNIQNQLAEQLRMKLKSEHSGRARAEQIYTRLINSDKRNLVMLDDIWEEVDLRSLGIPIRSGKCKSLTVVLTSRFSHVCRNMEAEIFEVNALPKEEAWHLFKEVAGISDDSALSDVAKQVAEECKGLPLAIVVVARAFRTNYTTPESWKLALGQLKKYTMRDLERVQDLVFSRIEWSYDRLKSVEAKSLLLFCSLFPEDYSIPVECLVRYGKGLKMFQDRETLGDMRYRVDQSISDLKSCYLLLTDGGKEDHVKLHDVVRDVCLKIASEGEHVFLVRNVGGKEGHPQPDSFGRYTAVSLTWKGNSNGPFPLGEECPKLRLLRLVFQSGKMISLSPDSFAGMEDLRVMEFNKLQIEFSPSDPGQMLMSLRTLCLDYCELGIGTSSMIGYMTQLEILSFFESRLRDNQFPTEIAQLSNLKVLDLRVESSRHPLSLGILSSLKKLEELYMGFHRPLRLGRNAEEERGCIKEITSLACLECLQINLHGIDDLLLLLREFPVERLSRFNISCKQTQTKNGGDYQFRRNFKLYLPDEKDSELALCPAVTSIIRRTENLILDLGFLFRSGNFVNDLDESGFVNLKRLRLKSGSWECLIDSTTNLAPRHVFENLVFMELTSGKLEEICYGNLPPRCFSQLQEMKLLRMNFIEYLWKGPIEPPSLCNLRGIEVSLPRLEMLDLTSPGYRPEQFVGGEMLRGSLENLRSLVLSRCYVIRCIAKADGVALLENLQSFSMGDCPSMELLFDLEGLKVPIPSKKELEILPNLKSLELRGLTRLAHIWRNYPKGIRVFQNLRILQVEGCSLPCLFYPPCVADMLVSLEELKVGLCPAMYAVIAGENEETSQEDHDGGEKREISLGRTNKEFLFPKLSSLSFVNLQNLQSFSGGHHEGCDFKFPSLTQLEIMRCPELKNLCPGKLDAPLLKKVKVEENDANIPLDLKADNLSFLEQNGAWPRQHPRHSIGKHYHQPHVGYGSKCEWSSTQEDAQGDSRQEKEAEIARIEESQGVERTTQPVSTDPSSSRRPSSPQDTQSFLKKMMDKLLCIEVEVKKSRQENKQNSERLRHIEAKFGIETPPTPSSLTDQAAT comes from the exons ATGGCCATGCAAGATATTGGCGTTTCGATTGTGGGGAAAATCGCGGAGAAGTTTATTGATCCAATTATACGTCAATTTCAGTATTTATTTTGCTATAGAAGCAACGATGAAACCCTGAGGAATGGCATCAAAAAACTCGAGCTAACGAAAACTGAGGTGCAACAATCGGTAGATGCAGCAAGAAACAATGGtgaagaaattaaaccaattgTTACTGATTGGCTAAGGCAGGCTGATGGTCTAGAGAAAGAGGCAGATACTATTTTTGAGGGTATGGAGAATGTTAAGGTGAATTGCTTTAAAATTGTTAGGCTCCCGAATTTGAAGTCACGTTATTTGATAGGCCGCCATGCTGCCAAAAGAGGAAATGATGCTGAAAAACATCTCAGAGAGAGGCGGTTTGATGAAGTTGGATACCTTCCTCCACTGGGGAAAATGCCTTTTAGTGAATCAACCCCATCCTTTGAGGAAAGTCTAATTACAAGGATGTCAATGAAAAGGGAAGTGATTGAAGCTCTAAAGCAGGATAAAAGAAGTCTACTCGCAATTTGTGGTATGGCCGGCGTAGGCAAGACTTTTTTGTTGGAGCAAATTGCCGACCAGGTTAAGTCTGAGAAACTGTTTGATGGCGTAGCCTTTGCAACTATTTCTCAAAATCCAGACATGAGAAATATCCAAAATCAACTTGCTGAGCAGTTAAGGATGAAATTAAAATCTGAGCACAGTGGTCGTGCAAGAGCTGAACAGATTTATACTAGACTAATCAATAGTGACAAGAGAAATCTTGTTATGCTGGATGACATTTGGGAAGAAGTGGATCTTAGGAGTCTAGGAATTCCCATTAGATCAGGTAAGTGCAAGAGCTTAACAGTTGTATTGACATCTCGGTTCTCTCATGTGTGTAGGAACATGGAAGCAGAAATTTTTGAGGTGAATGCCTTGCCTAAGGAAGAAGCATGGCATCTTTTTAAAGAGGTTGCGGGAATTTCCGATGATTCAGCTTTGAGTGACGTTGCAAAACAAGTTGCAGAAGAATGCAAAGGATTACCTCTAGCAATCGTTGTTGTTGCCAGGGCATTTAGGACTAATTATACAACACCAGAATCCTGGAAACTCGCCCTTGGACAGCTAAAGAAGTACACAATGAGAGACCTAGAAAGAGTTCAAGATTTGGTGTTTTCCAGAATCGAATGGAGCTATGATCGTTTGAAAAGTGTTGAAGCCAAGTCACTACTACTGTTTTGCAGCTTGTTTCCAGAGGATTATAGCATTCCAGTCGAATGTTTGGTTAGGTATGGGAAAGGGTTGAAAATGTTCCAAGATAGAGAGACTTTGGGAGATATGAGATACAGAGTAGACCAGAGTATCAGTGACCTTAAAAGTTGCTATTTGTTGCTAACCGATGGTGGAAAAGAAGACCATGTAAAATTGCATGATGTCGTGCGAGATGTTTGCTTGAAAATTGCATCAGAAGGCGAGCATGTATTTTTGGTAAGGAATGTTGGAGGAAAAGAAGGGCACCCGCAACCTGATTCATTTGGTCGTTATACAGCTGTTTCGCTGACATGGAAGGGCAATTCTAATGGACCATTTCCATTGGGAGAGGAATGTCCAAAGCTTAGGCTGCTGCGTTTGGTCTTCCAGTCAGGCAAAATGATCAGCCTATCACCAGATtcttttgcagggatggaagaTCTCAGGGTCATGGAGTTTAACAAATTACAAATTGAATTTTCACCATCAGATCCTGGCCAAATGTTGATGAGCCTTCGGACATTGTGCCTGGATTATTGTGAGTTAGGGATTGGAACGTCGTCGATGATTGGATACATGACGCAATTGGAGATTTTGAGCTTCTTTGAGTCCAGACTTCGGGATAATCAGTTTCCAACCGAAATTGCTCAGCTGAGTAATTTAAAGGTGTTGGATTTGAGGGTTGAAAGTAGCCGCCACCCGTTGTCTCTTGGTATCTTGTCAAGCTTGAAAAAGCTAGAAGAATTGTATATGGGATTTCATCGTCCATTGCGGCTAGGGAGAAATGCAGAAGAAGAAAGAGGATGCATTAAAGAGATCACATCACTGGCTTGCCTTGAATGTCTCCAAATTAATTTACATGGCATTGACGACCTGCTTCTATTATTACGCGAATTCCCTGTTGAGAGGTTGTcaagatttaacattagttgcAAACAAACTCAGACAAAAAACGGTGGAGACTATCAATTTCGGAGGAATTTCAAACTTTATTTGCCTGACGAGAAAGATTCCGAACTAGCATTGTGTCCTGCAGTTACTAGCATAATCAGGAGAACTGAGAATCTCATTTTGGACCTTGGGTTCTTGTTTCGCTCGGGGAATTTTGTGAATGACTTAGATGAAAGTGGATTTGTCAATTTGAAAAGGCTCAGATTGAAGTCGGGTTCATGGGAATGCCTTATTGATTCCACCACCAACCTAGCTCCTCGACATGTTTTTGAAAATCTGGTGTTCATGGAATTAACATCTGGCAAATTGGAAGAAATATGTTATGGAAATCTTCCACCTCGTTGCTTCAGCCAACTTCAAGAGATGAAACTCCTGAGAATGAATTTTATTGAGTACTTGTGGAAGGGGCCAATTGAACCTCCGTCACTTTGCAATCTCAGAGGTATTGAG GTCTCACTCCCTCGGTTGGAAATGCTAGACCTTACAAGTCCTGGTTATCGCCCAGAACAATTTGTAGGAGGTGAAATGCTTAGAGGGTCTCTTGAGAACTTAAGATCTTTGGTGCTTTCAAGGTGCTATGTTATCAGATGCATTGCGAAAGCTGATGGTGTGGCATTGTTAGAGAATCTGCAGAGCTTTTCTATGGGTGATTGTCCTTCGATGGAATTACTTTTCGACCTTGAGGGTCTAAAAGTTCCCATTCCATCAAAAAAGGAGCTTGAAATTCTTCCCAATCTAAAGTCACTGGAATTGAGAGGGTTAACAAGATTAGCCCACATTTGGAGGAATTATCCAAAAGGGATTCGAGTATTCCAAAACTTGAGAATATTACAAGTAGAGGGGTGCAGTTTACCATGTTTGTTTTATCCACCTTGCGTGGCTGATATGCTTGTAAGTCTTGAAGAATTGAAAGTTGGTCTTTGCCCGGCAATGTATGCAGTTATAGCGGGGGAAAATGAAGAGACCAGTCAAGAAGATCATGATGGTggggaaaaaagagaaatttcATTGGGAAGAACCAACAAGGAGTTTTTGTTCCCAAAACTAAGCTCCTTAAGCTTTGTAAACCTCCAAAATCTTCAAAGCTTCAGTGGTGGTCACCACGAGGGTTGTGACTTCAAATTTCCTTCACTGACCCAATTGGAAATAATGCGTTGCCCGGAGTTGAAGAATTTGTGTCCCGGAAAATTGGATGCACCATTACTTAAGAAAGTCAAAGTGGAAGAGAATGATGCCAATATTCCTCTGGATTTAAAG gctgacaacctgtcattTCTTGAACAAAATGGAGCATGGCCTAGGCAACATCCAAGGCATTCCATTGGGAAGCATTATCACCAACCACATGTGGGCTATGGATCGAA ATGTGAGTGGTCCTCGACTCAAGAAGATGCTCAAGGTGATAGTCGACAAGAGAAAGAAGCTGAAATTGCACGTATTGAAGAATCTCAAGGGGTTGAGAGAACTACCCAACCAGTCTCAACCGATCCTTCCTCCTCACGTCGTCCATCATCACCGCAAGACACTCAGTCTTTTCTCAAAAAGATGATGGATAAGCTGCTTTGTATTGAGGTCGAAGTGAAGAAGAGTAGACAAGAGAACAAACAGAATTCCGAGCGTCTTCGTCACATTGAAGCTAAATTTGGCATTGAAACTCCACCAACTCCATCTTCTTTAACTGACCAAGCGGCTACTTGA